The stretch of DNA NNNNNNNNNNNNNNNNNNNNNNNNNNNNNNNNNNNNNNNNNNNNNNNNNNNNNNNNNNNNNNNNNNNNNNNNNNNNNNNNNNNNNNNNNNNNNNNNNNNNNNNNNNNNNNNNNNNNNNNNNNNNNNNNNNNNNNNNNNNNNNNNNNNNNNNNNNNNNNNNNNNNNNNNNNNNNNNNNNNNNNNNNNNNNNNNNNNNNNNNNNNNNNNNNNNNNNNNNNNNNNNNNNNNNNNNNNNNNNNNNNNNNNNNNNNNNNNNNNNNNNNNNNNNNNNNNNNNNNNNNNNNNNNNNNNNNNNNNNNNNNNNNNNNNNNNNNNNNNNNNNNNNNNNNNNNNNNNNNNNNNNNNNNNNNNNNNNNNNNNNNNNNNNNNNNNNNNNNNNNNNNNNNNNNNNNNNNNNNNNNNNNNNNNNNNNNNNNNNNNNNNNNNNNNNNNNNNNNNNNNNNNNNNNNNNNNNNNNNNNNNNNNNNNNNNNNNNNNNNNNNNNNNNNNNNNNNNNNNNNNNNNNNNNNNNNNNNNNNNNNNNNNNNNNNNNNNNNNNNNNNNNNNNNNNNNNNNNNNNNNNNNNNNNNNNNNNNNNNNNNNNNNNNNNNNNNNNNNNNNNNNNNNNNNNNNNNNNNNNNNNNNNNNNNNNNNNNNNNNNNNNNNNNNNNNNNNNNNNNNNNNNNNNNNNNNNNNNNNNNNNNNNNNNNNNNNNNNNNNNNNNNNNNNNNNNNNNNNNNNNNNNNNNNNNNNNNNNNNNaggtttttttttttttttgtgtttgagagAGAGGCAGAGAGATTGATTCTTCGAAGTTTGTGtggtttttacaaaaaaaaaaattaaggggaagatttttttattttatattcctttttattatttttgtgttttttccttttttgggttACTCTGGTGAATAAGAAAGAGAGGAGTAAAGAGACTCGAAAGGGTGCGACGAGTTTGGTGTTTGTATTTATACCATTCGATAACGAACCGGTCCCTACGGATCGGAGTTCGATTTGACGTGGCTTTTTTTGAccgagtttttttattttttatttattttattattattatatctgGATCTTTCAGTGGGCCTATTGGCTTTCTTGTTTGTTCTGACCAATACACAAATGCCACGTAAGATTCATGttttctgtgtgttttttttgcaataaaGTGAAAGAGTATATTCATGTAACTTATTTATTCGTTGTTTATGATTTGACCAAACTTTTGTTaaggtatatattttttttggacaaactttGTTATGGTACTTAATTCAAACCCACAAGTAGAGAGGTACATTTCGgaaattaaataaacttataaaaaaagttttgactATGTTATATACGGACAagatttgatgatttttgtaccaaaaaaaaaaatctgatatctttttttttttttgttaaaaagttttcTTATAGATAATAAAGTATTACATAAAGAGCCactaatacaaaagaaagaggTAGAAAGCTAGCTGAAAGCTAGATTACAGAAGATAAAACGagatatataataaagaaaacaaaggaagaTTAAGTAtgaaagaggaagagagcgaGACAAGATAATGCtacaaaagattataaaatCTCAGATTTCTCACGGAGGAGCAGAGGAGGAGGTCTGGGGCCCTGTCCAGTAATGGAGTAATGGAGTTCGCCTCGAATTTTGAAAGACTAAACTTTGGGCTCTATTCGTGACCGCACTTAAGACTTTATGAAAAACTGATTGGGAAGACAAAGTGGTGCCACAATGGTACCTgcgatttctctctctccagaTTTCATAGATACACGCTTGCCATGCCTGAAGCAAGGCTAGAGAAATGTCTTTGTTTGAAGAAGCAGATGGTAGCCATTCCATAATCTGATTCCACGAAATAGGAGGGACTATAACCAACAACTTAGATACCATCTTTTTCCACACATCTTCTGAGAAGTGACAATTGAAGAACAGGTGGTCCCTAGTTTCATCTTCAAATCCACAAAGAAGACAAGTCGTACCCACATCGCAATCCCATTGAGAAATTCTATCCATAGTTGGATTGCGGTTcagaacaaacaaccaaacagaaAAGCATGTTTTGGAATTCTGGCCTTGTGCCACACCAAAGAGGACCAAGTAACCAAAGATTTTTTATCCCTAATATGATTCCAAACATGACGAGAACAAAAGGATGTCTGAACCCGCTCATCTAGCAACCAAACTGTAGTATCACTAGAAGCCGAAGGACAAATAGTTGTGATGTGGGTATAGAGTAGGATTTGTTTATCTGACCTTGCAGGAGAGAGATTCCAACCTGTGGGAGTAAGCTGATCCTTGACTGTAGCAAACAGAGGAACGCCGAGAAGCATTGGCCCGTTATTACcaaaaaagtgaataagtggTCCGAACGGAGTCCATGGATCCTACCAGAAAAAAGTTTGTTCTCCATTTCCAATTTGAATCCTGAGAAGAGACCATGTCTTTGGTCTTAACTTCAGAAGATTACGGAACATCCAAGAGTACCTATAGTTCCGTACATTTAGAGCCCAGAAAGAAGCGTGAGAAATATATTTACTCCTCACCCAAGCCATCCATAAAGAACCAACTTTAAAATACAACATCCAAATGAGTTTTAGACCGCATGTTTCATTCCAAGCTGATAAGTTTCTCAGACCTAGACCACCTTCTTGTTTAGTGGTAGAGATGTTTAACCAAGCCACTTTTGCCCCTTTTGCTGTTTGAGCTGATCTATGCCAGAAATACGCACTACAAAGAGTATTTATGCGTCAAATGACCTACTTTGGGAGAAAAAAAGCCGAACTCCAATAACAAAATCTGACAtcatctaatttgtttttttgaacaTACAAATACACAAATACATAgttatttggttatatattgaatatatatgATACTGTATATAGACTAATAGAATGCATATacttattttcagttttattattagagtttgtgttgttttatgAAGAGTTGGAAAGTTTGGGTTGGAATGCTGAGAGTGGGATAAGTACGGGTTGGAATATAGCGACGACCCTTAGAGTTTAGGATAGTTTTGTGATaaaattgtagttttttttctttgctttattATGTGCAACTTTTGAGAATTGGTAATAATACCAGAATTTATTAAATCTAATCTAATCTATTggatttcttgtttgttttggccAATATACAAGTGTCGCTTAAGATTcatgtgtttttgtgtgttttttttgcaaTAACGTGAAAGAGTATATTCATAACCTATTTATTCGTTATTTATGATTTGACCAAACTTTCAAACCCACAAGTAGAGAGGTAcattttggaaaagaaataaatttgtaaaaagtttTGACTACGATATACGGTCAAACTCTTCTATTTGATTTAGGATTGATGGTTTTtgtaccaaaaagaaaaaaaaatatctgatatcatctaaattgtttttttgaaaataaaattacacagATACACAgttattttggttatatattgaatatatatgatatttgtaTATAGACTAAAAGAATGCACATacttattttcagttttattatcAGAGTttaggataatttttttttgttctttgctctATTGTGTGCAACTTTTGAGAATTGGTAATAATGCCAAAATTCATTTAATCTAAtcaaattatatgtatatttttttttgggattttggaTTGACAATTTTGGATGTAGAAAAAGTCTTCAGGGCATGTACGAAATTCATCATTCTTAAAAAAAGCTAATAAAAGAGTTCTCGACATAAACTTATGTCGGAATGTTTTGGGTACTGTTGGTACCTCGTATGAGTTAAATGGATGCCACATGTTCCAACTTTTGTCTTCCTAATAGGTACTTTTTCTACTACAAATAAGTAGGTTAGATAAGGGTGAGGTCGACCGATTCATGTTAATGTTACAATTGCAGACAAATCATTTTACATATACATACCAATTACCAAGgtacaacaaaataataataagaaagtTATCATCAGGCTTGTAAGTTGATTACGAGGAGGCAGTagcaatgtatatatattaaacatggACAGGCTTTGTAGCTATACTAaagctttgtttaaaaaaaagtcaagtaTCAGCTTCCATAAAGACCACATCGCATTACACATGAAAATGCATAAAACTATCAAATTTTAACAAGATGCAGATTGAGAAAATGCTTGTTCTCTATTGGTTCTGAAAGCAAGCAATTGGGCGCCTCAAGgcttatcaaaaacaaaagagtgttACCAAGAAAGGAACTTGTTGAGTTAAGACAAGAGAACAACCTCTATATATATGGTCGATGAAAAGACTACAGTTTCGACCACATTTCAAAACGAGACCAGTGGTAGGGTATGTGATATCATATAGATCACCAGCCATACTTCCTTAAAAAATCTCTGGTTCTCTTCCTAGCTCGAGTGAATACTATTACTATGCAAGCGAGCACCCACGGAGGAAAAGTACCAATGGAGATGTTGTTCTTGATCCACGCTGGAGGGTCTttcaataaaaatgttattaagagCGTAACAATCACGACTCCAATAATGATTCTTGTGATGGGTTTGATCAGGGAAtcctgaaaaaccaaaaaaaaagtgtccaAAGACATAGTGTAATCAGATGAATCACATGATTAAAGCTGCATGTTTTCACGTTTTTTCTCTTCCAATAACCATAGACCATAATGGTATCCAGAGACTTTCTTCTACTCCAACGAATTCAGAGTAGCATGACATCCATTCTAGTGTCTACATGCATCTAGTAAATCTATGCTCTTTAACAGGCGTCTTGTAAATCATAGAGGTGTAATTCCAAGAAATTGTTTACTTACAGCAAGAATAAAGCTGAGGTTCTATGAGACACTGAATTGTCCGAATCCAATCCAAGTGAATTGAAAATTCCAGGGCAATTGAAGAGTAAAGAAGCCTAGACTATTGATGGACATGTATGATAAGGTTCATATGCACAAGCAAAACaatatcaaaaactcaaatgaaGGCAGAAAGCTAACGTTGAGTAATTCTACTATCCACAAGGATGATGAAGAGATAAAAGCCAGGTCCAGCTGATGCAAAGCAACACTTATATCGTGACTTCCTAGGTGTTAGCTTCTCCTCAGCAGTTGTAATCAACATTACTATGTCATCTAGCACAATCCACCACAATTTCAACACACTTCATTGAAGAGTCAGTTGGGAACTACAAACTAAGCTAAGGAGATCGTTCTCTTTCCCTAATTCCTCTTGCCTAAGTGAAACTCAAAACTGTAAGATTCAAACCAAGGAACAGAGATTACCTGAGGTTCACCGTCGATGTAAATAACGGCACCATCCCTGTAAGGCAACACAGACCGGCCATTCCTAGGGTGAAATCGGATCGGAACAGCACGACCTTTCTCAACGTTGAAAGCGAAGATGGATTTGAGTCCATACTTCTCAAGAATAGATCGAACCTCGAGCTGATCCTGCTCATAACCGCCGAGATTTGACTTGAACACATCGATCGGACCTTTTCCACTCTTATACAGATGGATCTCAACTTCCGGCACCTTCCCCGCCGCGGTCTTCGATATCAATCCACCGTACGTTTGAGACTCTTCTAGCAACGGTGTAGTCTCTTCAATCTCTTGCTGTGGatctatctcctccttctcgtTCTCCGTCATCGATGACATGACTTTAACGATTCACCGGTCCgatcacttttttctttcttgtaatcccaagaaagccaaaaaataatattcctcACATAACGACGACGTTTGGTTCAGTCAAAATGGGCTGGTGAGCCTTATTATGGGCCTAATTGGTATAATTGGGCAATTTGATGATTTGGTTATATGGTTATCATCAGTTGTCTTAACGGAGGAATAGATTTCTCCGGCGTGCGTGCGGAGAGGTTTG from Camelina sativa cultivar DH55 chromosome 9, Cs, whole genome shotgun sequence encodes:
- the LOC104712745 gene encoding uncharacterized protein LOC104712745; amino-acid sequence: MSSMTENEKEEIDPQQEIEETTPLLEESQTYGGLISKTAAGKVPEVEIHLYKSGKGPIDVFKSNLGGYEQDQLEVRSILEKYGLKSIFAFNVEKGRAVPIRFHPRNGRSVLPYRDGAVIYIDGEPQDSLIKPITRIIIGVVIVTLLITFLLKDPPAWIKNNISIGTFPPWVLACIVIVFTRARKRTRDFLRKYGW